The Methylobacterium durans nucleotide sequence AGTTCTCGCTCGATACACATATCCCAGCCGACCATCTGCTGCGCGCCATCGACCGCTTCGTTGACCTGTCGGGTCTACGCGCGCACCTGCAGCCGTTCTACAGCTCGACGGGCCGGCCCTCGGTCGACCCCGAGTTGATGATCCGCATGCTGCTCATCGGCTACTGCTTCGGCATCCGATCCGAGCGCCGCCTGTGCGACGAGGTCCACCTCAATCTCGCCTATCGCTGGTTCTGCCGGCTCGGGCTCGACGGCCGGGTGCCGGACCATTCGACCTTCTCCAAGAACCGCCATGGCCGCTTCCGCGACAGCGACCTGCTGCGCTGCTTGTTCGAGACCGTGCTCGCCCGCTGCATCGCCGAGGGGCTCGTGGGCGGCGAGGGCTTCGCGGTCGACGCCAGCCTTATCAAGGCTGATGCCAACCGGCAGAAGGGTGTTGAGGGTACGAACGGCCTGCCACCCGAGAGCGTCAGCCGCGCCGCCCGGGAGTACCTGGCTGTGCTCGACGACGCCGCGTTCGGAGCTGCGACGCCGGTCGTGCCTAAGCTCGTTTCCCCCGCCGACCCGGCCGCGCGCTGGACGGGTGCGGACGGTGGGCTGGCCTACTTCGCCTACGCGGCCAACTACCTGATCGACCTCGACCACGCGGTCATCGTGGACGTCGAGCCGACCACCGCGATCCGGCAGGCCGAGGTCACGGCCGCCAAGCGCATGATCGTGCGCTCGCGCGAGCGCTTCGACCTCTACCCGGCCCGGCTCGCCGGTGACAGCGGTTACGGCTCGGCCGCGATGCTGGGCTGGCTCGCCCACGAGCAGGGCATCGAGCCGCACATCCCCGTCTTCGATAAGTCCGAGCGCCGCGACGGCACCTTCAGCCGGTCGGCCTTCACCTACGACCCTGGCGCCGACGCCTACACCTGCCCGGCCGGCAAGCACCTGCGGCAACGCCAGAAGGTCTATCGGTCACCGCCCCCGCTCGTCGACGCAGACGGGATGCTGCGCTACCGCGCGAGCAAGTACGACTGCGAAGCTTGCGCGCTGAAGCCACGATGCTGCCCCAACGCATCCGCCCGCAAGATCCCACGCTCGATCCACGAGGGCGCCCGGCAGATGGCGCGCGACATCTGCGCCTCGGAGGCGGGCCGTACCTCGCGGCGTGAGCGCAAGAAGGTCGAGATGCTGTTTGCCCACCTTAAGCGGATCCTGCGGCTGGATCGGCTTCGGTTGCGGGGGCCAGACGGGGCCCGAGACGAGTTCCACCTCGCGGCCGCCGCCCAGAACCTACGGAAGCTGGCCAAGCTGATCCCGCTGGGGCAGCCGAGCCTAGCCTGACCGGCTGGCGGGAGCCCCCCGGCCAAGCACCCGGTCAAATCTCAATCCAGGCCAACCGCGAGTTTTTCAACGAAATCGGCCAGCATCAGCCATTCGGCATTGCGCCCACTGCTGCCGTTCGCCGGACCCAATCAGCATCTCCAAAGCGCTCGTTCGCCCAGTGGTGTCATGGATCATGCCGCTGCCGGGCTGTGCCTCAAGGATCCGGCGTGCCGGGCGCAATGGGTGGGGTCCTCTTCAGGCTCTCGACGAACTCCGTCATGATCCGCATCGCCGGGCCGGCATTCCACGAGTTCCGAAGGCCCGTCGCGGGGTACTCCTCCTTCGGATCGGTGATGAGGTCGAACCCTTTGGGTGAGCCCAGCTTGGTCGGCGGGGTCCACCAATCCCGCTGCTCGTCGTAGAAGACGAGCTTCCAGTTCCGCCACTTCACCGCTTCCAGCCGGTCCGCCACGAACACCGGGAAGCCCTCGCGGGAGGATGTCTCCGCTTTGCCGAGCAGGAAGTCGCTCTGGTCCAACCCGTCGATAGGGCGGTCCTGCGGCACCGCCGCGCCCGCGACCTTGGCGAAGGTCGTGAATGTATCGACCTCGTGCACGATCTCGTTGCTTACGCGCCCCGCAGGGATCTGACCCGGCCAGCGCACGATGAACGGCACCCGCAGCGAGCCCTCCATGTGCGTGAAGTAGTAGCCACGCCACGGGCCAGAGGATCCTTGCCAAGGCCATGTCGCCTCGGGGCCGTTGTCGCTCGTGAACACGACGATGGTGTTCTCTCGGACGCGTAGGTCGTCGATGGCGTCGAGGATCTCGCCCACATGCGCATCCATCTCGGCAAGAGCGTCGGGGAAGTCCCCGTAGCCGGTCCGGCCGGCGAACTGCGGGTTCGGCAGCGTCGGGAAGTGCACGAGTGTGAACGGGACGTAGGCGTAGAATGGTTTGCCCGAGGCCACGCTGCGCTTCATGAAATCGACCGTGCGACGGGCGCACTCCGCGTCGATCAGCCGGCGCTGGTCGAGGTCGTAGACGGGACCTTCGCGGCTCCGCTCACCCTTGCGGCCCTCCATGATGTGCTCGAACGATGCACCGGCCGCCTTCGCGGCGGGCTCGGAGGGCCAGAACGCCTCGTCGGTCGTGCGCGGGATGCCATACCACTCGTCGAAGCCCTGTTCGTTCGGCAGTCGGCCCTGCTCGCTGCCCAGGTGCCACTTGCCGAAGGCGGCGGTGGCATAGCCGACTGTCGATAGGGTCTCGGCGATCGTCACCTCCCACCGCGTCAGTCCTTCGAGGCCGCCGCCGATGGGCACCGAATGGGTGCCCGAGCGAATGGAGAAGCGCCCGGTCATGATGGCCGAGCGGCTCGGCGTGCACTGCGCCTCGACGTTGTAGTTGGTCAGCCGGGTCCCCTCAGTGGCCAGCCGGTCGATGCGGGGCGTCGGTGCGCCACGGGTGATGCCGCCGCCGTAGACGCCAACTTCGCCGTAGCCGAGGTTGTCCATGAGGATGAAGACGATGTTCGGCCTGCCGTCCCGTGCAGGTGAGGACTGCGCTAGAGCGCCTGTCGGCGAGAGCGCGCTGCTCGCGAGAAGCGCCATACCGAGGAGTAAGGTGGGCTTCTTCATCTCACGCCCCGTTCGTTACCGCCGACCTCAATCAGAATTTCGCCACCAGGGGCTTCGGCTCTGCATCGCTCGGCGGACAATCCGGAAACGGCATCCAATCCGTGAACGTTTCGTCCGCATGGCCCTGCTCGCATGAGAAGACGTGCCAAGGATGGGCGTCGCCGAAGCGTTCGGGATCCCAGCGGATCACGGCGCGCCGATCGGGATCGTTTCGGTTGATGGCAATGATCCGTCGACCGTCGCGCGGAGCTCGTTCCATGGACCGCCAACTGACCATCGCCAGCTCCATCCACCCAATCGCGTCTGCGCGAGGCAACGCGGCGAGCATCCGCCTCGTTCGTGTACGTGCGATCTCGTGCTCACCATCACAGCTTGCAGGTGCGACAGCGCGAACGACTGGAGCCTGAACAATTGCGGATTGTCGCCGGCGCAGATGGAAGCCATCGCACCTCGAACAACGCTGGGCCGCCTCGGGCTCAACGACCCGCTCTGCGCTGGCCCAACCGCGTGTCGCCCTGACAAGCGAGGAAACCGGAAACGAAGTGGAGTGGCTGTTCGCACGGCTCGACCTGCGGCTCACGGCCGTCGAGGCCGCCCAGACCGAGGTGCTGGCCGACCACAAGGATGATTTGGAGCATGAGGACATGGCAGCGCTTATGGCCGAGCTCGACTTGGAGGAGGAACAGATCAGGGTCGCGAGGGGCGAGCGATGACCACTCGCAGCACGCCTACGAACTGACCTGACCGGCTGGCTTTGGACCGGGCTCATTGCGAGGATCAGCCAGGACCGGAGGAGTTGGGGATGGGGCGAAATAGAGGCCGAGCGCCGAACCAGTGGTGCTGACGCTGCATGTCCGCTTCTCTGCATCTTGTGCCTCGAAGCAGACAGACGGCTTACGGCCACCATCGGTCGTTCGAGGGCATTGAACGCAAACCGCCCGAGAGCAGACGCTTCAAGGGCCTGGACGGAGTCGCGAGTTGCCGCCTTCGGTCTTGCGGCCGCATCTGCGTTGCTCAGGCTTGGCAGCACACAGCGGGGCAAACAGGGTGCTCCGGAGATCAGCAGGCTTTGTGCAGAAGAGACCTTCATGTCCCCTCCCCCGTTATCCGGCCATGACCGATCCTTTTGACCTTGCAAGGTTCGTGGATGCTCAGAGCGGTGTCTATGAGCAGGCGCTGCGGGAGCTGACGGCGGGGCAAAAGCGCAGCCATTGGATGTGGTTCATCTTTCCTCAGATCGCCGGTCTCGGGTTCAGCGCCATGGCCCAGCGTTACGCTATCGGTTCGATCGACGAGGCACGCGCCTACCTTGAGCATCCCGTGCTTGGACCTCGCCTGAAGCGCTGCACAGAGGCTGTGAACCGGGTGTCAGGGCGCTCGGCGCATGCCATCTTCGGCTCTCCCGACGACATGAAGTTCCGCTCGAGCATGACTTTGTTCGGGCGCGCTGCGCCAGGCGCATTACCCTTTCGGACGGCGCTCGCGCGCTTCTTCGACGGGCAGGAGGATTCGCGCACGCTGTAAAAGCTGCAGCCATCCTGACGGCACAATCCGCCGGCGGCATCGAGAGCTGCATCAAAGTCAAAGGGTTCTGCGCGCCACCTCTCTCGTTCTAAGCTCGGCCGCGTTGGGGGCAGACCCCATGCTCCGGTTGTGAACAGCCACGATACGATACTCCCCTAGGACGAGGCTGCGTCGTCGAGATCTGCGAGTGAGCCGCAGCCGAGCGAATGTGGCCGAGGCCGGCGCCGGCATCCTCGGTCTCCGCGATCGTCCCCGCATGCGCGTGCACTTGAGGCGCGAGACGATCCAGAACCGGGTGTGGGTAAAAACGTGGGTACTTGGGCGCGGCTCTGCGCCTATTCCGGCTCGTCGGCGCCGCTACAAGCGGCGCAGCAGATGAGATCGCCGGATGGAATTCCCTTTGAGTTCAAAGGGTTTGATGGTCGGAGCGAGAGGATTCGAACCTCCGACCCCTAGTCCCCCAGACTAGTGCGCTAACCGGGCTGCGCTACGCTCCGACGCCCCGAGAGGGCCTGCGCGTCTTAGCTTTCCGGTTTCGGCTGCGCAACCCCCATCAGCGGGTCCGGCGGTGGACGCTGGAAGCGGGGGCCTGGGCGCGCTAACCCGGTCGGCCCGAGACGCCCGCCGCCTTGCCCGGATCCCCATGACAAACAGACCGGTCGCCTTCGATCTCACCCGCCTGATCACGCGCCTGCGCCACGCGAGCCCGACCGGTATCGACCGGGTCGATCTCGCCTACGCGCGCTGGGCGCTCGGCGGCGCGGGACCGCGCTTCGGCCTCGTCACGACGGCCTACGGGCCGCGGGTGGTCGATCGGGCGCGCGCCAGCGCGATCGTCGACGCCGTCGCGGCCGGCTGGGTCGAGGATGTCGAGGCCGAGGGCGATCCGGTCTACCGGCGCCTCGCCGCGCGCCTCCATGCGCAGGCCGGCAGCGCCGCGTCGGGAGCGCCGCGGCGCGGGCGCGAGGAGCCGTGGCGCCGCAGGCGGATCCAGGCCGAGACGGCGCTCCGCACCCTGCGGGCGCGGGGCCCCGAGGCCCTTCCGGCCGGCACCCTCTACATCCATACGTCGCATCTGCGCCTCGACCGGCCCGAGCGGTTCGATTGGCTCTACGACCGGCGCGACCTGCGCCCCGTCTTCTTCCTGCACGACCTCATCCCGATCACCCATCCGGAATACGGCCGTCCCGGCGAGGCCGAGCGGCACGCCCTCCGTCTGCGGACCGGGGCGCGGCACGCGGCTCATATCGTGGTCAATTCGGGCGATGTCGGCGCGCAGGTGGCCCGGCACATCGAGGCGGAGGGGTTCACCGTGCCCGGCATCACGGTCGGGCATCTCGGCATCGAGCCGGCCTTCGGGCGGGAGGGGCCGCGTCTGTCCCCGGACCGGCCGGTCTTCCTCGTCTGCGGCACGATCGAGCCCCGCAAGAACCACCTGCTCCTGCTCCATCTTTGGCGCGGCCTGGCCGAGCGGATGGGCGAGGCGACACCCTACCTCGTCCTCGTCGGGCGGCGGGGCTGGGAGGCGGAGAACATCATCGACCTGCTCGATCGGTGCCGTGCGATCCGCGGCAGCGTCGTGGAAGTGTCCGGCCTCTCGACGCACGGGCTCGCGGCGCTGATGCGCTCGGCCACCGCCCTGCTGATGCCCTCGTTCACGGAGGGTTACGGCCTGCCCGTGGTGGAAGCCGGCGCGAGCGGCCTGCCCGTGATCGCCTCGGACATTCCGGTCCACAGGGAAGTCGGCGGCAGCTTCGCGAACTTCCTCGATCCCCTCGACGGGCCGGGCTGGCGCGACGCCGTCGAGGCCCTGAGCGCACCGGGCTCGACCCTGCGCGCCGACCTGAGCGGCCGCCTCGCCCGCTACGCGCCGCCGACCTGGACAGGGCATTTCGCGCGGGTCGAGGCGGCGCTCGCGGCCCTGCCCTGACCCGGCCGCGGTTGCACCGGTGATGGCTGACGAATATGGAAAGACGTCAGTCGCACGTCGTCCCCGCCGGTCGCCGAACTCCCGCGCCGCATCCCCGTCGCCTCGGGCCCGCTCCCTCGGCTATGGATGCGTCGGTTCGCGGCGCCGGCCGCGCGGATTTGGGCAAGGATGGATCGCATGAAGGTCGTCGATCTGGATAGGGACGCGATCAGGAAGGGGCTCGCCGATAACGCCCTCCTGGTGATCGACGTGCGCGAGCCGCACGAGTTCGAGAGCGGGCACATTCCGGGCGCGGTCACGCACCCGCTATCCACCTTCGACACGCAGGCGCTGGCCGAGCTGATCGGCAACGACCCGCGCCAGCCCGTCTTCTCCTGCGCCTCGGGCGTCCGCTCGGTGCACGCGCTCGCCGCCGCCCAGGCGGCGGGCCTGCCGATCGAGGCGCATTACCGGGGCGGGTTCAAGGATTGGCTCGGCGCGGGCGAGCCGGTCGAGTGACCGAACGGGGCCTCGGCCTCAGCGGGCGCCGTCATCCCGCTTGCGTACCGGGCGTGTGCGGTGGCGCACCACGCTCCGCTTCCTGGCCGAGTAGGGCGCGGGGCGTAGGGAAACCCAACATGCACAAGCCTCGGTTCTCGAACCTCCTCCGCATGGCCGGGCTGGGGGTCTCGCTCCTGCCAGCCTGCCTCGCCGCGCCCGTCCATGCCCAGGCTCCCGGCGGACCGCCGCCCACCGTCACGGTGGCCAAGCCGGTGGTACGCGAGATCGTCGAGCGCGATTCCTATACCGGCCGCTTCGATCCGGTCGAGATCGTGGAGGTGCGCGCCCGCGTCACCGGCTACCTCGACAAGATCGCCTTCCAGGACGGCGCCAACGTGAAGAAGGGCGACCTGCTCTTCGTGATTGACCGGCGCCCCTACAAGGCCGCCCTCGACCAGGCGCAGGCGACCCTCGTCTCCGCCAAGGCCCGCCTCAACTTCACGCAGACGGATCTGGAGCGCGCGCAGACGCTCAGCCGCTCGGGCAACATCTCCGAGCAGGTGACGGACCAGCGGCGGCAAGCCTCGCAGACCGCGCAGGCCGACGTCGACAACGCCGAGGCCGCGCTTCGGCAGGCGCAGCTCAACTACGACTTCACCGAGGTCCGCTCGCCCATCAGCGGCCGCATCAGCCGGCGCCTCGTCACCGAGGGCAACATCGTCATCACCGACCAGACCCAGCTCACGACGATCGTCTCCCTCGATCCGATCTATTTCGGCTTCACCGTCGATGAGCGCTCGTTCCTGAAGTACCAGGGCAGCCTCGGCATCGGCATGGGCGCCTCGCAGCAGGGCAAGGGCGTGCCGATCCTGATCGCGCTCACCGGCGAGGACAAGCCGACCCGCAAGGGCACCCTCGACTTCGTGGACAACCGCGTCGACAACCAGACCGGTACGGTGCTCCTGCGCGCCACGGTCGAGAACCCGGACAGCTTCATCAAGCCGGGCCTGTTCGGCATCGTCTCGCTGCCGGCGACGAAGCCGTTCCAGGGCGTCCTGCTGCCCGACGAGGCGGTCTCGGCCAACCAGGACAAGCGCATCGTCTACGTGATCGCCGAGGACGGCACCGCCTCGGCGAAGGAGGTCAAGCTCGGCCCGAAGGTCGACGGCTACCGGGTCATCCGCGACGGCCTGAAGGGCGACGAGACCGTGGTGATCAACGGCCTCACCCGCGTGCGCCCGGGCGCCAAGGTGACGCCCGAGACCAAGACCCTGCCGCCGACCCGCTCCTGAGCCGAGCGGCGCCCCGGGCGCGAGACGAACGATGATCGCCGCCCGGGGGCCTCGAACCCCCGGGCGTCGCGCCGATGACGACGCAGGCCGCCGGCCGCCGCGAGGCGCCAGGCGGCGAGAGGTTTGACCGATGCGTTTTGCCCATTTCTTCGTCGATCGCCCGATCTTCGCGTCGGTCACGTCGATCATCTTCCTGATCCTCGGCTACGTCGCCTACGCGTCGCTGCCGGTCTCGCAATATCCCGAGATCGTGCCGCCGACCGTG carries:
- a CDS encoding glycosyltransferase family 4 protein codes for the protein MTNRPVAFDLTRLITRLRHASPTGIDRVDLAYARWALGGAGPRFGLVTTAYGPRVVDRARASAIVDAVAAGWVEDVEAEGDPVYRRLAARLHAQAGSAASGAPRRGREEPWRRRRIQAETALRTLRARGPEALPAGTLYIHTSHLRLDRPERFDWLYDRRDLRPVFFLHDLIPITHPEYGRPGEAERHALRLRTGARHAAHIVVNSGDVGAQVARHIEAEGFTVPGITVGHLGIEPAFGREGPRLSPDRPVFLVCGTIEPRKNHLLLLHLWRGLAERMGEATPYLVLVGRRGWEAENIIDLLDRCRAIRGSVVEVSGLSTHGLAALMRSATALLMPSFTEGYGLPVVEAGASGLPVIASDIPVHREVGGSFANFLDPLDGPGWRDAVEALSAPGSTLRADLSGRLARYAPPTWTGHFARVEAALAALP
- a CDS encoding DUF1810 domain-containing protein, whose product is MTDPFDLARFVDAQSGVYEQALRELTAGQKRSHWMWFIFPQIAGLGFSAMAQRYAIGSIDEARAYLEHPVLGPRLKRCTEAVNRVSGRSAHAIFGSPDDMKFRSSMTLFGRAAPGALPFRTALARFFDGQEDSRTL
- a CDS encoding arylsulfatase — protein: MKKPTLLLGMALLASSALSPTGALAQSSPARDGRPNIVFILMDNLGYGEVGVYGGGITRGAPTPRIDRLATEGTRLTNYNVEAQCTPSRSAIMTGRFSIRSGTHSVPIGGGLEGLTRWEVTIAETLSTVGYATAAFGKWHLGSEQGRLPNEQGFDEWYGIPRTTDEAFWPSEPAAKAAGASFEHIMEGRKGERSREGPVYDLDQRRLIDAECARRTVDFMKRSVASGKPFYAYVPFTLVHFPTLPNPQFAGRTGYGDFPDALAEMDAHVGEILDAIDDLRVRENTIVVFTSDNGPEATWPWQGSSGPWRGYYFTHMEGSLRVPFIVRWPGQIPAGRVSNEIVHEVDTFTTFAKVAGAAVPQDRPIDGLDQSDFLLGKAETSSREGFPVFVADRLEAVKWRNWKLVFYDEQRDWWTPPTKLGSPKGFDLITDPKEEYPATGLRNSWNAGPAMRIMTEFVESLKRTPPIAPGTPDP
- a CDS encoding transposase, which codes for MMGPRQVEQGALFYEFSLDTHIPADHLLRAIDRFVDLSGLRAHLQPFYSSTGRPSVDPELMIRMLLIGYCFGIRSERRLCDEVHLNLAYRWFCRLGLDGRVPDHSTFSKNRHGRFRDSDLLRCLFETVLARCIAEGLVGGEGFAVDASLIKADANRQKGVEGTNGLPPESVSRAAREYLAVLDDAAFGAATPVVPKLVSPADPAARWTGADGGLAYFAYAANYLIDLDHAVIVDVEPTTAIRQAEVTAAKRMIVRSRERFDLYPARLAGDSGYGSAAMLGWLAHEQGIEPHIPVFDKSERRDGTFSRSAFTYDPGADAYTCPAGKHLRQRQKVYRSPPPLVDADGMLRYRASKYDCEACALKPRCCPNASARKIPRSIHEGARQMARDICASEAGRTSRRERKKVEMLFAHLKRILRLDRLRLRGPDGARDEFHLAAAAQNLRKLAKLIPLGQPSLA
- a CDS encoding efflux RND transporter periplasmic adaptor subunit, with translation MAGLGVSLLPACLAAPVHAQAPGGPPPTVTVAKPVVREIVERDSYTGRFDPVEIVEVRARVTGYLDKIAFQDGANVKKGDLLFVIDRRPYKAALDQAQATLVSAKARLNFTQTDLERAQTLSRSGNISEQVTDQRRQASQTAQADVDNAEAALRQAQLNYDFTEVRSPISGRISRRLVTEGNIVITDQTQLTTIVSLDPIYFGFTVDERSFLKYQGSLGIGMGASQQGKGVPILIALTGEDKPTRKGTLDFVDNRVDNQTGTVLLRATVENPDSFIKPGLFGIVSLPATKPFQGVLLPDEAVSANQDKRIVYVIAEDGTASAKEVKLGPKVDGYRVIRDGLKGDETVVINGLTRVRPGAKVTPETKTLPPTRS
- a CDS encoding rhodanese-like domain-containing protein, encoding MKVVDLDRDAIRKGLADNALLVIDVREPHEFESGHIPGAVTHPLSTFDTQALAELIGNDPRQPVFSCASGVRSVHALAAAQAAGLPIEAHYRGGFKDWLGAGEPVE